A genomic segment from Sphingopyxis sp. DBS4 encodes:
- a CDS encoding helix-turn-helix domain-containing protein, translating to MAPSSTIPIGELSRLTGCNIETIRYYERIGILPAPVRYGRFRRYDSAGVRRLAFVRRARELGFPLDTVRTLLLLAEGGGHSCDQARHMAESQLADVLAKRADLDRMAAVLGDLVEACGAGDAGGCPLLEALSD from the coding sequence ATGGCCCCCTCAAGCACCATCCCCATCGGCGAGCTTTCTCGGCTTACCGGCTGCAATATCGAGACGATCCGCTATTATGAGCGCATCGGCATTCTGCCCGCGCCGGTCCGGTACGGGCGATTTCGCCGTTATGATTCAGCTGGTGTGCGGCGCCTTGCATTTGTGCGCCGCGCGCGCGAACTGGGGTTTCCCCTCGATACGGTCCGGACTTTGCTCCTTCTTGCCGAAGGCGGCGGCCATAGCTGCGATCAGGCGCGCCATATGGCCGAGAGCCAGCTTGCCGACGTCCTCGCCAAGCGCGCCGACCTCGACCGGATGGCCGCTGTCTTGGGCGATCTTGTCGAGGCGTGCGGCGCCGGCGATGCCGGGGGCTGCCCGCTTCTGGAGGCGCTGTCCGACTAG
- a CDS encoding copper-binding protein, producing MNKLTAITLSLALGAGLVACGKQGEAPKTEEKAAMADDTGTMAAPAETKHGKGTATVTAIDTAKGQVTLDHGAIAELEWPPMTMGFAAKPELLKDIKVGDKVAFELNWDGKAGTITKLDKAP from the coding sequence ATGAATAAACTCACTGCGATTACGCTCAGCCTTGCGCTCGGCGCTGGACTTGTCGCCTGCGGCAAGCAAGGCGAAGCACCGAAGACGGAAGAAAAGGCCGCGATGGCCGATGACACAGGGACCATGGCGGCCCCGGCCGAAACGAAGCATGGCAAGGGCACGGCGACCGTGACCGCGATCGATACGGCAAAAGGCCAGGTCACGCTCGATCATGGCGCGATCGCCGAACTCGAATGGCCGCCGATGACGATGGGTTTTGCGGCGAAACCCGAGCTGCTGAAGGACATCAAGGTCGGCGACAAGGTCGCGTTCGAGCTCAATTGGGACGGCAAGGCCGGGACGATCACCAAGCTCGACAAGGCGCCGTAA